Proteins encoded together in one Pontiella desulfatans window:
- a CDS encoding MFS transporter — MEKLQVKDKLFYGLGAVSDVIMANIIFQLAMPIYNIELKVNAALIGLAISLPRLWDAFTDPFMGNISDNTRSRFGRRRPWLALGSLLAGIFCALMWMPPEALTGNGHFIYFLIISILFFTAYTVFSVPYNALGFEMTPDYDERTSVMSYKTFVMNIGSTLFLPWVYKMCFIPAFGGTILQGAKVVGIIIGVLIFVFGLLPAILCRERAASQDQEKIKLLPALKYTFKNKSFLMVAGIVFCILMAIFLAFPLMMYINLAIVFAGQGVDAAKESFAMMNGTYNTVYGALGIVAVPVINLLSRKFGKRHTLIAGLSMVAAAFALSPLLFSARLPYLQLVIAILASPGLSCVWVLTSSMLADVTDEDELTTGLRREGMFGAAFGLLVKFGLAGVMAVSGLIIQWSGFDAEIATQSASTVSFLRFFFAVTPLLFLAIAISLTVKFPLTRERMGEIQTELNKAS; from the coding sequence ATGGAAAAACTGCAGGTTAAGGACAAGCTATTCTACGGTTTGGGGGCGGTTTCGGACGTCATCATGGCGAACATTATTTTCCAGCTCGCCATGCCGATCTATAACATTGAACTGAAGGTCAACGCGGCGCTGATCGGGTTGGCCATTTCGTTGCCGCGGCTCTGGGATGCGTTTACTGATCCCTTCATGGGCAACATTTCCGACAACACCCGCAGTCGGTTTGGTCGGCGTCGTCCCTGGCTGGCGCTCGGGTCGCTGTTGGCCGGAATCTTTTGCGCCCTGATGTGGATGCCGCCGGAGGCGCTCACCGGAAACGGCCATTTTATTTATTTCCTCATCATCTCCATTCTGTTTTTCACGGCCTACACCGTTTTTTCGGTGCCCTATAATGCGCTTGGATTCGAGATGACGCCGGACTATGACGAGCGCACCAGCGTCATGTCATACAAGACGTTCGTCATGAACATCGGCTCAACGCTCTTCCTGCCCTGGGTGTATAAAATGTGTTTCATCCCGGCATTCGGGGGCACCATTCTGCAAGGGGCAAAGGTGGTCGGTATTATTATTGGTGTGCTGATCTTTGTGTTCGGCCTGTTGCCCGCCATCCTGTGCCGCGAACGCGCCGCGTCGCAGGATCAGGAAAAGATCAAGTTGCTTCCGGCGCTGAAATATACCTTTAAGAATAAAAGTTTTCTGATGGTGGCCGGTATTGTGTTCTGCATCCTGATGGCCATTTTCCTGGCCTTCCCGCTGATGATGTATATCAACCTCGCGATTGTCTTTGCCGGGCAGGGCGTGGACGCGGCCAAGGAATCGTTCGCCATGATGAACGGCACCTATAACACGGTCTATGGTGCGCTCGGAATTGTTGCGGTTCCCGTGATCAATCTGCTCAGCCGCAAGTTCGGCAAGCGGCACACCCTGATTGCTGGGCTGTCGATGGTTGCTGCCGCGTTTGCGCTGAGCCCGTTGTTGTTCAGCGCCCGTCTACCCTATCTCCAACTGGTGATTGCCATACTCGCATCGCCCGGCCTTTCGTGCGTGTGGGTGTTGACATCCTCCATGCTGGCGGACGTGACGGATGAAGATGAGCTGACCACCGGCCTTCGGCGTGAAGGCATGTTCGGTGCCGCTTTCGGCCTGCTGGTAAAATTCGGCTTGGCGGGGGTGATGGCTGTGAGCGGTCTGATCATCCAATGGTCGGGCTTCGATGCAGAAATTGCTACGCAATCGGCATCCACCGTCAGCTTCCTTCGATTCTTTTTTGCCGTGACGCCCTTGCTGTTCCTGGCCATCGCGATCTCCCTTACGGTCAAGTTTCCGTTGACCCGCGAGCGCATGGGCGAAATTCAAACAGAACTGAATAAAGCATCATGA